The nucleotide window AGCAAATATGCTAAATTTAAGCGAGCTTGAAGCGCTTGTAAATAAAACTTTAGAAATTGAAAATTTAATAAAAGGATAAATGATGAAAATAATCGAAGGCAAGCTAAGACTAAACGGCGATGAGCGAGTGGCGATAATTAACGCACGCTTTAACCACATCATCACAGACAGGCTCGTAGAAGGGGCAAAGGACGCCTTCATCCGCCACGGCGGCGATGAAGAGAAGCTAAGCCTAATCCTAGTGCCAGGGGCGTTTGAGATACCTTTTGCCCTGCAAAAAGCGTGCGAGAGCGGTAAATTTGACGCCATCTGCTGCGTGGGAGCGGTCATCCGTGGTAGCACTCCACATTTTGATTATGTAAGTGCCGAGATGACAAAGGGCATAGCAAATGTAACGCTAAAATACGGCCTGCCTGTAAGCTTTGGCGTGCTAACGACTGATAGCATAGAGCAAGCGATAGAGCGAGCTGGCTCAAAGGTCGGAAACAAGGGCTTTGAAGCGATGACAGGCGTGATTGAAATGCTAAATCTTTACTCAAATTTAAAGGGCTAAAATGGCGACAAGACATCAGGCTAGACAGGCGGTAGTATCGCTGCTTTACGCAGATGAGCTAAGCGGTATAAATGATCAATTTTTGGATGAGTTTTTAGAGGGTAAAAAGATAAGAAACGAAAGGCGCACTCAGGTAGAGGCGAGCCTAAATGGCATAAGCGAAAACTTAGAAAAAATAGACGCTATTATAAATGAAAATTTAAAAGAGCATAAAGTCGCTGAACTGGGCGTTATAGAGAGAGCTATTTTAAGGCTTGGGGTGTATGAGATGAAATTTAGCGATACAGACGCTCCAGTAATCATAAACGAAGCCATCGAACTAGCCAAAGAGCTCGGTAGCGAAAGTGCGCCAAAGCTCGTAAATGGCGTGCTTGATGCGATTAAAAAGGCGCAATAGATGAAGCTTTGCGTGGCGCTTGACCTACCTAGCCTTGAGCAAAACTTGGCTCTAGCCAAAGAACTAAAGGGCATGGATTTGTGGCTAAAAGTGGGCATGAGAGAGTTTTACGCTAGTGGAACAAGCGGCATAAATGAGCTAAAAAATCTTGGATTTAAGCTATTTTTAGATCTAAAACTACACGACATACCAAACACAATGGCAAATGCGGCCTTGGTGCTTGCAGACCTTGAAATAGACATGATAAATCTACACGCAAGCGCTGGAAAGATAGCCATGCAAACTGTAATAAACGCCCTAAATATCCGCACCTCTCGCCCTCTTGTACTAGCTGTTTCAGCCCTTACTAGCTTTAGCGATAACGAATTTAAAAAGGTATACAATAAAAACATAGACAAAGCAGTCATAGACATGAGTAAAGCGGCGTACGAGGCTGGGGTTGATGGCATGGTCTGTTCGGTATTTGAAAGCGATAAGATAAAATCAGCAACAAGTGATAAATTTATCACTCTAACGCCAGGCATTCGCCCCTTTGGTGAAAGTGCGGCAGATCAAAGCAGGGTAGCCGATATAGCCAGTGCAAAAGCCCATAAAAGCGACTTTATTGTAGTTGGACGCCCGATATATGAAGCCCAAAAACCAAAAGAGGTAGTAGAGGCTATATTAAGTCATTTTTAAAGCTTTTTAAATTTATTTTCGCTAAAATAGCGACGATTTTATATTTTTGAAGGATTTGACGTGAAAATATTAGTAGTAGATGATAGCTCAACTATGAGAAGAATCATCAAAAATACCCTACAAAAACTAGGATATACAGATATACTTGAGGCAGAACACGGCGTAGAGGCTTGGTCTTTAATGGGGCAGCACAGCGATATAAGCGTTTTAATAACAGACTGGAATATGCCTGAGATGAATGGTCTTGAGCTAGTAAAAAAGGTACGTGCTGAGGAAAAATATGTAGACATGCCTATAATAATGGTAACTACAGAGGGAGGAAAGGCCGAGGTTATCACTGCTTTAAAAGCTGGGGTAAACAACTATATAGTTAAACCATTTGATACAAAAACGCTAAAAACTAAGCTAGAAGAGACGTGCTTGGGTAAATGAGAGAGAATTTTTTTGAGCTAAGAATTTTTAGCTCGGAATTTAAAGACGAGATTATAGAGCTACTTTTTGCTCTTGGCATAAGTGCGATAGAGGAAAAAGACGCAGACACTATAATCGTGCGAGATGAGTATGAGCTTGATGATATAGCAAGCGGAGTAAATGAGTATGTAGTTGCACTTGCTAAAGCAAAAGGCAAGGATGTGCAATTTAGCACTGAAATCTCGCAAAAGCCAAATGAGGACTGGGTAGAAAAATACAAGCAAGGCGTAAGACCTGTTAGTCTTGGCAATTTTTATGTCCGCCCTACTTGGGAAGAGCCAAAAAATGGCAGCATAGATCTTTTAATAGACCCCGCTCTTGCGTTTGGTTCTGGGCATCATGAGAGTACTGCGGCCTGTATTTTAAATTTGCAAACCCTACCAGAAATAGCAGGCAAAAGTGCCCTTGATGTTGGCTGTGGTAGTGGGATATTAAGCATCGCTATGACAAAGCTAGGTTGCGTGGTGGATGCTTGCGATACAGATGAGCTAGCTATTGAAGCAACAAAAACAAACTCTACGCTAAACGGCGTAACCTTAAACAAAACTTGGGTCGGATCTATATCAAATTTAAACCAAACTTACGACATAGTTGTGGCAAACATAATAGCCGATGTGATTTTAATGCTTTCTAATGAGCTTAAAAACAGCTTAAAACCTAACGGATATTTGCTACTTGCTGGAGTACTTGAAAAATACTCAGATAGAATATTAAAAACCTTTAGCTCACTTGAGCTTATTAGCAAAAAGCAGGATAACGACTGGGTAAGTTTTATATTTAAAAGAGGAAATTAATGGAAAACAAAAACGCACAAAATTCGAATAATTCGGGCGGTTTTTTTAACAAAAATCCTATCATAATATTTGCTATATTTGCACTAATTATCATAGTAGCATTTCGTAGCTTTGGAGGGGATGGTTTAGGCGGAGTCATGGGGCAAGCCCAAGGACAAAGCAAAAGCATAGCCTATTCCGATTTAAAAGAGCTTATTAAAAATAAACAAATAAGCAAGGTAGAAATCTCAGAAGCAAACATAAAAGCCCTAGGCAATAACCAAATAATCTACACAGCTCGCAGAGTACCAGATTCTACTTTAGTACCGCTACTTGAGCAAAACGGCGTGGAATATGGCGCATTTAGCGAGGGTAACTGGCTAAGCGATCTGCTATTTTCATGGGTGTTACCTGTATTTATATTTTTTGGAATTTGGATGCTTTTAGCAAGCAGAGTACAAAGAAATATGAGTAGTGGTATACTTGGTGTTGGCTCTGCTAAAAAGCTCATAAACTCAGAAAAACCAAAAGTCAAATTTACCGATGTAGCAGGAGTTGAGGAGGCAAAAGAGGAAGTAAAAGAGATAGTTGATTTTCTCAAGCACCCTGACCGATATATCCGCCTTGGAGCTAAAATTCCAAAAGGCGTGCTTTTAGTTGGCCCTCCTGGCACTGGTAAAACCCTACTAGCAAAGGCGGTTGCTGGCGAAGCTGATGTTCCATTTTTTAGTGTGTCTGGCTCGAGCTTTATAGAGATGTTTGTGGGCGTAGGCGCAAGCCGCGTGAGAGATCTTTTTGAAACAGCTAAAAAAGAAGCCCCTGCAATAGTCTTTATAGACGAAATAGACGCCATAGGTAAAAGCCGTGCTGCTGGTGCAATGATGGGTGGAAACGACGAGCGAGAGCAGACGCTAAATCAGCTTCTAGCCGAGATGGACGGCTTTAGCTCAGACGCTAGTCCGGTCATCGTCCTGGCTGCTACAAACCGCCCAGAAGTGCTTGACGCAGCGTTAATGCGTCCAGGGAGATTTGATAGGCAGGTATTAGTGGATAAGCCTGATTTTAAAGGCAGGGTCGAGATACTAAAAGTACATATGAGTGATGTTAAATTTGATCCAAATATCAATATAGATGAGATAGCTAGGCTTACTGCTGGTCTTGCTGGGGCAGATTTAGCAAACATAATAAACGAAGCCGCACTTTTAGCAGGACGTAATTCAAAGCCCGAGGTTACACAACAAGACTTGGTTGAGGCAGTTGAGCGTGCCATTGCTGGACTCGAGAAAAAATCACGCCGCATAAACCCAAAAGAAAAGCGTATCGTAGCATATCACGAAAGCGGACATGCACTAATAAGCGAGACTACAAAAGGTGCTGACAGGGTTACAAAAGTAAGCATCATACCACGTGGCTTAGCCGCTCTTGGCTACACACTAAACACGCCTGAAGAGAATAAATTTATGATGCAAAAGCATGAGTTGATGGCGAAAGTTGATGTATTGTTAGCTGGGCGTGCCGCTGAAGAGGTATTTATAAAAGAAATCTCAACTGGCGCAAGCAATGATTTAGAACGTGCTACAGACATACTAAAAGCGATGATAAGCATGTATGGAATGAGTGATATAGCTGGGCTTATGGTGCTTGAAAAGCAGAGAAATTTATTCCTAAACGGCGGACAAAGTGTTAAGGAATATAGCGAAAAAATGGCTGAAAAAGTGGATGATTTTGTCAAGCAAACCCTAAATGAGCGCTATGCCGTGGTGCTACAAACCTTGCGTGATTATAGCGGTGCGATAGAAAATATGGTAAGCGCCCTATACGAAGAAGAGACAATAGAGGGCGAAAAAGTGCGAGAAATAATCAAAGCCTGGGAAGAGGAAAACTCTATGACAAGTCGCCTTAATGGACTAGATGACGAAGAGGATGCTGATGTAATAAATGCCGCGAAAAAGGCAAAAGAAGAGAGCGATGAGAATATCTAAATACTTTGTAAAAAGTGGACTAAAAGTACTACGTGTGGCACTTTTGGCTCTTATTTTTGCATTTATATTTAGCTTTGGCGAGTGCTTTTTTTCTTTAGTTTTTATAGTTTTTGTGCTTATTTACCTAGAACGTGACAAAAAAATAAATCAAACTAATCTAAACGGAATTTATTCGCCCATTAGTGGCGTGGTAAAAATAATAGAAATAGGCGAATTTAACGGCAAAAAATGCCTAAAAGTAACGATAAAAAAGAGTCTTTTTTCTGGCAATATAATCTGCCCTTTTAACGCTAAATTTATAGAGCTAAAAAAACGTCATGGATTGTTTATGTGCAAGCATATAAAAACAGCTGATTTCTTAAGTGAAAGGGCGCTTTTTATATTCTCTTTAAAAAATCAGCCTGTAGGACTTAGACTAATAGCTGGAGCTTTTAGTCTAAGCCTTGAAACAAACGAACCAAAAAACGAACGATACATAAATGCCGTAAAAGCTGGCAGTGAGCTTGGATTTATGAGTAGTGGCGAGATAGAGCTACTTTTGCCACTTAACACACAAATAAGCCTAAGCGTATCAGAGCGCGTGAAAAAATCGGCTCTTATAGGATATTTAAGGAGTTAAAACCATGAAACAACCAGCTCAATTAATGTATATTCTGCCAAATCTTTTTACCGCATCTTCGGCATTTTTAGGCGTAATCAGTATAATAGCCTCTATAAATGGACACTACACAAGGGCAATCATTTTCATAGTATTATCGCTTATCCTAGATGGACTTGACGGCAGGGTCGCGCGCCTGACAAAAACGACGAGTAAATTTGGAGTTGAGTTTGATAGCCTTGCTGATTTAGTAGCATTTGGAGTAGCCCCAGCTATATTATCATACTGCGCCATAGGGGCTAGCTTTGGCAAACTTGGCTCACTCATGAGTGCTATGTTTGTGGTCTTTGGAGCTATTCGCCTAGCTCGCTTTAACGTAACCACAGGCACATATGAGCCAAATATCTTTATCGGATTACCTATTCCAACAGCCGCGATAGTAAGCGCACTGTGGACTGGAATTTATCTAAATTATAGCTTCACGCAAGGGCTTGAGTGGGCATTTATCATAGCACAAGGCATCCTTGCTATTTTGATGGTTAGCAATATCCGCTACCCTAGCTTTAAAAAGGTAAATTTCAAACAGATGCACGTCTTAAGAGTGCTTGCAGCTTTGGTTGTGATATTTTCTCTTTTATATCTTTTCCCACTTGAAAGCGCTGCGATATTAATGAGTG belongs to Campylobacter sp. 19-13652 and includes:
- the ribH gene encoding 6,7-dimethyl-8-ribityllumazine synthase; translated protein: MKIIEGKLRLNGDERVAIINARFNHIITDRLVEGAKDAFIRHGGDEEKLSLILVPGAFEIPFALQKACESGKFDAICCVGAVIRGSTPHFDYVSAEMTKGIANVTLKYGLPVSFGVLTTDSIEQAIERAGSKVGNKGFEAMTGVIEMLNLYSNLKG
- the nusB gene encoding transcription antitermination factor NusB translates to MATRHQARQAVVSLLYADELSGINDQFLDEFLEGKKIRNERRTQVEASLNGISENLEKIDAIINENLKEHKVAELGVIERAILRLGVYEMKFSDTDAPVIINEAIELAKELGSESAPKLVNGVLDAIKKAQ
- the pyrF gene encoding orotidine-5'-phosphate decarboxylase, with product MKLCVALDLPSLEQNLALAKELKGMDLWLKVGMREFYASGTSGINELKNLGFKLFLDLKLHDIPNTMANAALVLADLEIDMINLHASAGKIAMQTVINALNIRTSRPLVLAVSALTSFSDNEFKKVYNKNIDKAVIDMSKAAYEAGVDGMVCSVFESDKIKSATSDKFITLTPGIRPFGESAADQSRVADIASAKAHKSDFIVVGRPIYEAQKPKEVVEAILSHF
- a CDS encoding chemotaxis response regulator CheY, with the protein product MKILVVDDSSTMRRIIKNTLQKLGYTDILEAEHGVEAWSLMGQHSDISVLITDWNMPEMNGLELVKKVRAEEKYVDMPIIMVTTEGGKAEVITALKAGVNNYIVKPFDTKTLKTKLEETCLGK
- a CDS encoding 50S ribosomal protein L11 methyltransferase, with product MRENFFELRIFSSEFKDEIIELLFALGISAIEEKDADTIIVRDEYELDDIASGVNEYVVALAKAKGKDVQFSTEISQKPNEDWVEKYKQGVRPVSLGNFYVRPTWEEPKNGSIDLLIDPALAFGSGHHESTAACILNLQTLPEIAGKSALDVGCGSGILSIAMTKLGCVVDACDTDELAIEATKTNSTLNGVTLNKTWVGSISNLNQTYDIVVANIIADVILMLSNELKNSLKPNGYLLLAGVLEKYSDRILKTFSSLELISKKQDNDWVSFIFKRGN
- the ftsH gene encoding ATP-dependent zinc metalloprotease FtsH, with product MENKNAQNSNNSGGFFNKNPIIIFAIFALIIIVAFRSFGGDGLGGVMGQAQGQSKSIAYSDLKELIKNKQISKVEISEANIKALGNNQIIYTARRVPDSTLVPLLEQNGVEYGAFSEGNWLSDLLFSWVLPVFIFFGIWMLLASRVQRNMSSGILGVGSAKKLINSEKPKVKFTDVAGVEEAKEEVKEIVDFLKHPDRYIRLGAKIPKGVLLVGPPGTGKTLLAKAVAGEADVPFFSVSGSSFIEMFVGVGASRVRDLFETAKKEAPAIVFIDEIDAIGKSRAAGAMMGGNDEREQTLNQLLAEMDGFSSDASPVIVLAATNRPEVLDAALMRPGRFDRQVLVDKPDFKGRVEILKVHMSDVKFDPNINIDEIARLTAGLAGADLANIINEAALLAGRNSKPEVTQQDLVEAVERAIAGLEKKSRRINPKEKRIVAYHESGHALISETTKGADRVTKVSIIPRGLAALGYTLNTPEENKFMMQKHELMAKVDVLLAGRAAEEVFIKEISTGASNDLERATDILKAMISMYGMSDIAGLMVLEKQRNLFLNGGQSVKEYSEKMAEKVDDFVKQTLNERYAVVLQTLRDYSGAIENMVSALYEEETIEGEKVREIIKAWEEENSMTSRLNGLDDEEDADVINAAKKAKEESDENI
- the pssA gene encoding CDP-diacylglycerol--serine O-phosphatidyltransferase; this encodes MKQPAQLMYILPNLFTASSAFLGVISIIASINGHYTRAIIFIVLSLILDGLDGRVARLTKTTSKFGVEFDSLADLVAFGVAPAILSYCAIGASFGKLGSLMSAMFVVFGAIRLARFNVTTGTYEPNIFIGLPIPTAAIVSALWTGIYLNYSFTQGLEWAFIIAQGILAILMVSNIRYPSFKKVNFKQMHVLRVLAALVVIFSLLYLFPLESAAILMSAYTLYGIIRAIYLFTKTKKEAS